The Capsicum annuum cultivar UCD-10X-F1 chromosome 3, UCD10Xv1.1, whole genome shotgun sequence genomic sequence GCTTTCCAGCACCCTCCCTCCGTCTAATACTAGTACTAACTGAAGAGAAGACAAAAAGTGTGAAACCCTAAAGCGATGAGACGAGCTCTTTGTGTATGGTCCCGCACTTGCCATGTCTCTCAGTACTTCAAATCAAATCCCAATTGTCTCAATAGTAGCAGTAGCAACAGCAAAATCATTCAATGCCCAGTTGTTGTTTCTCATTTTGCTTCTCCAAAGATTAGATTTTTCTCATCTTCAGAAAATGATGATGACAACAACCCGGAGACTAGCTTGACTGAATCTGCAGAAAATCAACAAGTCCCCCTCAATGTTAAAGATGTCAGTAATAAAGGCAAGTTTTTTTGGCCATCTGCAATGAATTTTAGTGGTAATTATTTGTCAATTATGAGCAAATGGGTGTGGCGTTTAAGAAAATTTGGGGGTAGAGGAAAGGGAAATGGGTAAGGGGATTACGAGGTGGAGAATCGGGAGATGATTTCAGTGGTGATTATTTGTCAATTCTGAGAAAATGCATTGGGTGGGTGGGGGATTTAAAGAAGATTTGCAGGTAGGAGAATGGAAAACGGGGGGAAGGGATTACAAGGTGGGGAATTGAATCCTAATTAACAGGTAGCcaaccaactaagctactaagattttCCGTGAGGGGGATAAGTTATCCTTTCCTTTTTCTTGCTGAAAATGTGTGGATCAACTTAGGTTTTGGTCTAGGATGTACCTAATATACCAGGAAACCccaatatttattgattttgcTGATTAATGATTATGTATTGGATCTCTCTTGCTATGATTTATGTTGATTGTTGACaatagaatattggagaaaataTAATGAGTAGAATCAGGGTTGTTTTTAATTTCCAAAAGAACCCCACATCACTGAGTCAATTGATCCAATTCTCAAACACCCTTTTCAGTCCATCCCCAAAAACAATTACCCAAATCAAAGTTTTAAACAAAAATtacgaaaaaaataaattgaatctttgcatttttagaagaagaaaaaacaccAACATCACTAAATATAAGCTGTAGGATTTTGGGTTTTAAATGACTGTCTATTCCAGGTTTATTGTTCCAACAAAAATGTCCCTAGAAAAAGGACCTTTTTTCAACTTTCTTGGTGTTCTGTTGATGGAAATCACTTTATTATACTTAATGGTGCGTCAAACGACTTATTTTGCGGATTCTGCTGATAGAAGATGGTAGTGTGTAAGATCAGGGATTGCCCATTTTGAATTTTAATGGGTTTCTTGGTTCCGTAATATGCAATCTCATTTGTTATATCTACTCTAGAGTTGAAGCTGCGGATCGAGGAGTATTTCAACAAAGGCAATGAAGAGGCGCTTCCATCAATTCTTGAAGCAATTCTAAAGAGGAAATTGACGCGAAAGCATGAACACACAGACGATGAGTTATTGGAGGAGATGCAATTGAAACCCCTGGATGATGTAAATGATCAAGAGTTTGAATCAGATCTCGAGGAAGCTCACAGCACTGATGAAGAGATTGAAGATATATATGACGCGACAGATATTGTGCAGAAGAAAATGGCGTCTGATCCGTTCTTCAACGTGGATGACAGAAAGTGGGACGATATGATAAAAGAGGCTACTGAGCACGGGCATCTTAAGGATACAAGGGAGTGTGAGGAAATTTTACAGGAGATGCTTAGCTGGGATAAAATTCTTCCTGGTACAACTTTTGTATGCTCTTCTGGCTTCTTAGTTCTTATCCCAGTTTGTAGAAAAATCATTCTCTTGCATCTTGATGTTAATTTCGACTAGGCTttaagcttattaaatttccagCCCATAGTATCTCCTTAAGTCTTATGATGACCTTCTTGCAAATGAATAATATAAGTTGTCTGTTGAACTGGGAAAGGTGCCTAAGTGTAGCTCAAAATCATCCACTCAGCTGCTTGGAGGGGTTGCTGGTgcatatttttaaatcattaaaaaatttgaCATCTGTTTCAAAAGAATTAATACCCatctatttctaaaatatttgagGCCCTTCTCCTTGAAGTAAATGATTCTAGATCTCAATTTGGATTTCTTACATGTGTTTTAGGCCTAAATTTGCTTCATTAGTATTGGATTGTGACTGGCCTGTGAACGGAAACATCAACAGTGATGACTTTCATTCCATTTTCTGTCTTTTCCCGCAACATAAAGAACTGCGGTGAGCACCTTTTTAACTTGTTCCCATCACCTATTAGGCTATTAAATATAGGGTAGGGATAATTTCTGCCTATTAAAGTGAAAAGATTTCGGCTTAAAAAGTTTTTTGAAGTATGCAGGTGAATAATGTGTACTCCAATTAACAATCAAAAGATCATATCTGTGCTCCAATTCAGCAATAACTGATAATGTCTGACCTTAAATAGGCAGATGGGTGCGATTTCCACAATAATTTTTTAAGTTGATAAATTTCATTTTCCAATTCCTTTCCTGTTAGGTTTATGAAATTGTAATGGTGGAAAAAAGGAAGGGTTAAACTTCAAAGGCAATGAAAAAGTAAGTTAAGGTTTCTTGATCGAGCAAATTACATCTTACCTGGGTAACAAAGTTCTTTTAACGCTTCAGTCAATTATAATTGTCACTAGCTATTTCTCTAATAGCAAGTTACCGTTTTAAAATAAAAGAGGCTATATCTCTAATAGCTTCTATGTAGTAGTTATAAGCTTTATTATAGTTCAGTCTGACATATTGTTGTCTCTTTAGGACGCTATTTGAACTTAACTTTTACAGGATATTAGAGTCAATTTTCAGTGATCTATTTGATGTCCAAATCTAATGTTTGGATTCTTGACTCATTGGGTATTTTATTTCTATCCAGATGAAATTAAGAAGAAGGTGGAAGTGAAGTTTGATGAGATAGGTGAAATGGTTGAAAAAGGTGAGATTACCCCTGAAGAAGGCTATGCATTGTTCAAAGAGTTTGAGGATGGGGTGGTCGTGGAGTGTGCAAAACTTATGGAGAAGGATGCTCCACAGTTTGATGGGACTAATTTGCCAGATGACAAAAAGGATTTGGATGACCCACCAGGTGAAGGACCAGTTCTTAGATGGTTTACAAGGGTGGTCTTTGCTCCTGGCGGTGACGCATGGCATCCAAAAAACAGGAAAGTCAAATTGGCTGTTACAGTGAAAGAGTTGGGTATGTCAAAGCATCAATTTCGTCGCTTAAGAGAATTGGTTGGAACACGCTACCATCCTGGTAGAGACGAGCTTACCATTACTAGTGAAAGGTAAGGTTACATTTTGGCCTGTGGGTTTATCTAAATTACTACTatcctaagttgctcggactcgggtgcgGGTGTCCGATACGGGTACGGATATAGAGGTCGGATGCTTCACTGtctcaatttaaagattcaagGATATGGATCTAGAGATGGATACAAGTGCGGGGATTtggcaaaaaataatttaaatatctaaaaatagagttataaaacataaattttgagatattatgtggaaaacttaaggagaaaatatttttcaagaagaaaatccTGGAAGGAGATTTAAAAAAACCAATAACATAGAAATTTTTGTATACAAGTATTCCATTTCcttcaatttcaccttagcttttattttgattatagaaTTTCTTAAATCTGTCCGGACTTTCCCAGTCGATTTTGGTCAATGTACCCAAAATCGGTTGACCATATTGGGTACggatcccacacccacacccacacccatgtcgtgtcgacacgggtgcggcattgaaagtgaagagtccgagtaacttagCTACTATCTGATTTTGTTATGGGGTCACTCTAATGTATGTTTCGGCTCATCTTCCAACTGAGCTTTATTAGTGTGTAACTATTGTTAGAACAATTATTAGGAGGTATTTAACTGCTGGTTATTGGCGCTCCTCTACATTGGCATTTGAAGTTTCAGGAACTTACCATGATTAAAATGTTTATTTTTGCTCAGATTTGAACACCGCGAGGAGAATAGGAAGGACTGCCTGAGGACTCTATTTGCTCTCATTGAGGAGGCTGGAAAGGCCAACAAAATGGTAGAGGATGTTCGAACTTCATATGTGAAGCAGAGGCTCAAAGCAAATCCTGCATTCATGGAAAGGCTGCGGGCAAAAACCACAAAATTGAAAGAATCTAGCTTGCTGCATGCATGAGACAAGCTGTTTGCAGCTTTCATTTTCTTGTTGAAGATAAAATGAAGGGTTATTGATGTGCCTTCTCTTTGACATTTCAAAATCCGCATTCACAGTTAATACAGGTTTGCGCTTTTCTTACATGGTCTGGTGCAAAAGAATTACCACTTTTGGTGGCACGTTTGTGCATTAGCTGCCCTAGTTGTCAAATCACATCAGAAGATTGGAACGGCAAGAGTCAAAGACAACCGGAAACCGTGTGAAGAGATGATCGTTTCTACTTGAACTACGGCTTCTCATCCGCCCCCAGCTGAAAGAGAAGGGAACTGACTTAAAATCCTCATCTTTGAGAGAATTGTAGTCAAACTACAAACTAAACTCTTTCAAGCTGCTTTTTCCATCTACGTTCTAGTCCATTGTCTTAAAGTCCTATAAGTTGTCTGCTAATCTAGTTTGGTAGGGTGTGAAGCATGGCACTTCttgtttgggatgtggtttttcTGGATGCTGTGTCCTGCCTTTTCGTTATTTTTGTTAGCATTCTTCGTTGCTGTGTAACTTAATTTTCACTTGCGAATAATGGAATTCATAGTGGTATCGTAACTCAGAACCCCCATTCAGGGGAATCTAACGAGTTGAGGGATCAGCAAATATGTTGTCCTTCGTTTTGCACATTTCAAGTCATTGTTTACGAGATAGCCGTACAAGTTGTGACAATAAAATACAGTAATAATCCTCTTGGTTCTCCTCATCGTTCTTCTCGTCCTTCCATGATCAACCATCGGCCGAACGCTGCCTTGGCTTGTTGGATTTTGATATATATGTTGTTTATCATCCACCCTAAAGAAGGTTTAATTCTGATCGTTATGTAAATGCAATTTTGTTGCACCCGGTGTGTCTGAGCTACATGAGTTTTGTCTAACTAGCATTGATGATTAAATCAGAAAAGCTTGTACTTTTTCTTCTTTGGGTTGTGGAACTTTTATTCAGAAACCGACCTCTATGCAATAGCTCGCAAACCACCTGGGATGTAAGCAACCTCTGTGCAATAGCTTGCAAACCAGTACTAGGCAAATGAGTGGTATATGAGTAGTATTATGTATTCTTGGGTTATTTGTTGAATAGTTATTTGCATATTAACATAAAATTGGGGAAGagaatcacacacacacacaccaaccAAAAAAAAGGAAACATTTTTTTGTGTCAAGAATGGGATTCGAACCCATGCCCTTTCGGACCAGTACCTGAAACTGGCGCCTTAGACCAACTCGGCCATCTTGACAACATGATAAATACAATCAAGAGACaattatatatattactttaatcCAAAGTCTGcatccacttttttttttttttttttaacattcttGGTGGACGTTGGACATACTTGTGTAGGAACAGTATGAGCTCAATCTAAGTGtaacttttttatttcttatcagGAAAAAAGGTGTTTTGACTCTAATAAGAGCGTTTGCTCGGATGGTAATGATAAGTTTCTCTAACAAGAGGACTTGCTCGGATGATAATGATAAGTTTCTCTTGCAGTGCAGTCTTC encodes the following:
- the LOC107862212 gene encoding uncharacterized protein LOC107862212, which encodes MRRALCVWSRTCHVSQYFKSNPNCLNSSSSNSKIIQCPVVVSHFASPKIRFFSSSENDDDNNPETSLTESAENQQVPLNVKDVSNKELKLRIEEYFNKGNEEALPSILEAILKRKLTRKHEHTDDELLEEMQLKPLDDVNDQEFESDLEEAHSTDEEIEDIYDATDIVQKKMASDPFFNVDDRKWDDMIKEATEHGHLKDTRECEEILQEMLSWDKILPDEIKKKVEVKFDEIGEMVEKGEITPEEGYALFKEFEDGVVVECAKLMEKDAPQFDGTNLPDDKKDLDDPPGEGPVLRWFTRVVFAPGGDAWHPKNRKVKLAVTVKELGMSKHQFRRLRELVGTRYHPGRDELTITSERFEHREENRKDCLRTLFALIEEAGKANKMVEDVRTSYVKQRLKANPAFMERLRAKTTKLKESSLLHA